A window of Diabrotica virgifera virgifera chromosome 9, PGI_DIABVI_V3a contains these coding sequences:
- the LOC126891107 gene encoding uncharacterized protein LOC126891107 isoform X3, whose protein sequence is MEQHTIICRTCCVGGCAFSTSITFSRDEMDMFLEGLKLIQIFVFVLGILKKILGYMRVRTRGITKGAIPSSFLPPLDYQDEKATEESQFIDMHGQSQ, encoded by the exons ATGGAACAACATACAATAATATGTAGAACATGTTGTGTTGGTGGTTGTGCCTTCTCCACATCGATTACGTTTTCCAGAGATGAAATGGACATGTTCTTGGAAGGGTTGAAACTTATTCAAA TTTTCGTGTTTGTTCTAGGCATTTTAAAGAAGATTTTAGGATACATGAGAGTTCGAACAAGAGGAATTACCAAAGGGGCCATCCCAAGCTCATTTTTACCACCACTAG ATTATCAGGATGAAAAGGCTACTGAAGAATCTCAATTTATTGACATGCATG GTCAGAGTCAATAG
- the LOC126891107 gene encoding uncharacterized protein LOC126891107 isoform X1, producing MEQHTIICRTCCVGGCAFSTSITFSRDEMDMFLEGLKLIQIFVFVLGILKKILGYMRVRTRGITKGAIPSSFLPPLGICKRPMHELKEMTRDRDLFRQTIYDITSTTTLPPGGQD from the exons ATGGAACAACATACAATAATATGTAGAACATGTTGTGTTGGTGGTTGTGCCTTCTCCACATCGATTACGTTTTCCAGAGATGAAATGGACATGTTCTTGGAAGGGTTGAAACTTATTCAAA TTTTCGTGTTTGTTCTAGGCATTTTAAAGAAGATTTTAGGATACATGAGAGTTCGAACAAGAGGAATTACCAAAGGGGCCATCCCAAGCTCATTTTTACCACCACTAG gaatatgcaaaagacctatgcatgagttaaaagaaatgaccagagacagagatctttttAGACAGACAATATATGatatcacgtcgaccactacactccctcctgggggtcaggattga
- the LOC126891107 gene encoding uncharacterized protein LOC126891107 isoform X2 — translation MEQHTIICRTCCVGGCAFSTSITFSRDEMDMFLEGLKLIQIFVFVLGILKKILGYMRVRTRGITKGAIPSSFLPPLDYQDEKATEESQFIDMHVGQSQ, via the exons ATGGAACAACATACAATAATATGTAGAACATGTTGTGTTGGTGGTTGTGCCTTCTCCACATCGATTACGTTTTCCAGAGATGAAATGGACATGTTCTTGGAAGGGTTGAAACTTATTCAAA TTTTCGTGTTTGTTCTAGGCATTTTAAAGAAGATTTTAGGATACATGAGAGTTCGAACAAGAGGAATTACCAAAGGGGCCATCCCAAGCTCATTTTTACCACCACTAG ATTATCAGGATGAAAAGGCTACTGAAGAATCTCAATTTATTGACATGCATG TAGGTCAGAGTCAATAG